The Pseudodesulfovibrio cashew genomic sequence CGGTATTGCATCATCTCGGACCCGGTCATGCCCGCCTGATAGCCAAGCTTGACCAGGATGGCCATGCACCCGAAGGCTGTTGCCGAGAGGAGCGCGTAGATCAGTCCCCGGAGCATGGTGTCACCGGGGTTTCTTCATATAGGCCAGATATTCCTGGTTGCCCTTGGGACCGAGTATGCTGGAGGGCACCACGCCTTCCACGGTCAGGCCCAGCTCGGTCCGGCAGAAATCGGTGACCATGTCCACGGCCTCCTGGCGCAGGGATTCATCGCGTACCACGCCTTTGTCCGTCTGGCCGGGCCCCAGCTCGAACTGCGGCTTGATCAGCACGGCCAGCTCGCCTCCGGCCCGTAGGAACTGGAGGCAGGCGGGCAGGATCTTGGTCAGTGAAATGAAGGAGACATCGGCCACGATGACGTCCACCGGTTCTGGGATCAGGTCCGCCTCGGCATGGCGAATATTGGTTCGCTCCAGATTCACCACCCGGTCGTCCTGCCGGAGCTTTTCGTGCAACTGCCCGTATCCCACGTCGGCGGCATAGACCCGCACAGCTCCGTGCTG encodes the following:
- a CDS encoding TlyA family RNA methyltransferase encodes the protein MAKKQRADQLLASGGYVESREKAKRLIMAGKVHYLDRGQKIPVTKPGQQFAQDTEFTVPEDSRYVSRGAYKLLTAIDEFSIDFTGKVALDAGASTGGFTDCMLQHGAVRVYAADVGYGQLHEKLRQDDRVVNLERTNIRHAEADLIPEPVDVIVADVSFISLTKILPACLQFLRAGGELAVLIKPQFELGPGQTDKGVVRDESLRQEAVDMVTDFCRTELGLTVEGVVPSSILGPKGNQEYLAYMKKPR